In Silene latifolia isolate original U9 population chromosome X, ASM4854445v1, whole genome shotgun sequence, the following proteins share a genomic window:
- the LOC141623710 gene encoding putative inactive receptor kinase At1g27190 yields MSTLTAISILFLFLLLPLDILSYDDDVRCLQGVKSALTDTNNRLTSWRFSDTSAGSICKLAGVGCWNEKEDRLLSLQLPSYSLAGTLPPALQFCRSLQILVLSDNRLTDLIPPQICEWLPYLVTLDLSDNLLSGPIPTQIGNCKFLNSLVLSGNRLSGQIPVELAGLDRLKKLDLGSNRLSGLVPSGLARFGSGGFGGNDGLCGNVVGVKCGGFGGRNFKVVIIGAVLGVIAAAVLGFLVWYWCCDRTKAKKAEVEDCEKEGSFVGWVSKLGSNKGVQVVLFQKSTNKVRVADLLVATDSFSDSNVVGDTKTGVSYRAVLNDGSKLVIKRLRGGFRLSEKQFRSEITRLGQLRHPNLVPLLGFCCLEDEKLLVYRDMSNGTLKARLHGDEHGLGVLDWRARVKIGVGGARGLAWLHHGCQPPIKHQNISSNVMLLDDDFDVRIADVGLVRLMAMGNSNGSSVANGDFGEFGYVAPEYASTLVASLKGDVYGFGVVLLELVTGQKPLEVNNAGEGFKGSLVHWVTLLSSSGKIKDAIDKSLCGKGDDDEIMKLLKVACSCVASRPKDRPSMFRVYESLKNIAENYGFSEHYDEFPMTLDEQDFEC; encoded by the coding sequence ATGTCGACCCTCACTGCAATCTCTATCCTCTTCCTTTTCCTCCTCCTACCTCTGGACATACTCTCCTACGACGACGACGTTCGTTGCCTACAAGGCGTCAAATCCGCCCTAACAGACACCAACAACCGCCTTACCTCATGGCGCTTTTCCGACACCTCTGCCGGTTCAATATGTAAACTCGCCGGAGTTGGATGTTGGAATGAGAAAGAAGATCGCCttctctctcttcaacttccCTCTTACTCCCTTGCCGGAACCCTACCTCCTGCTCTCCAATTTTGTCGTAGTCTTCAGATCCTTGTCTTATCCGATAATCGTCTCACCGATCTTATTCCTCCCCAAATTTGTGAATGGTTGCCTTATTTAGTAACCCTAGATCTTTCTGATAACCTTCTTTCTGGTCCCATTCCTACCCAAATCGGGAATTGTAAGTTTTTGAATTCGCTTGTTTTGAGTGGGAATCGCCTTTCCGGTCAGATTCCTGTCGAGTTGGCGGGTTTGGATAGGTTGAAGAAGCTTGATTTGGGTAGTAATAGGTTGTCGGGTTTGGTTCCCTCCGGTTTGGCCAGGTTCGGGTCGGGTGGATTTGGGGGTAATGATGGACTGTGTGGGAATGTTGTTGGAGTTAAGTGTGGTGGGTTTGGGGGTAGGAATTTTAAGGTCGTCATCATTGGGGCTGTGCTTGGGGTTATTGCTGCCGCGGTTCTTGGCTTTTTGGTTTGGTATTGGTGTTGTGACCGTACCAAAGCCAAGAAGGCGGAAGTGGAGGATTGTGAAAAGGAGGGGAGCTTTGTCGGGTGGGTGTCGAAACTTGGATCCAATAAGGGGGTTCAAGTGGTGTTGTTCCAAAAGTCGACTAATAAGGTTAGGGTAGCAGATTTGTTGGTTGCCACGGATAGCTTTAGTGATAGTAATGTCGTGGGTGATACCAAGACCGGGGTGTCATATCGGGCTGTTTTAAATGATGGGTCGAAATTGGTGATTAAGAGGTTGAGAGGCGGGTTTAGGTTGAGTGAGAAACAATTTAGATCAGAGATTACCCGGTTAGGACAACTTAGGCATCCCAACTTAGTGCCTCTGTTGGGGTTTTGTTGTCTGGAGGATGAGAAGTTGTTGGTATACAGGGATATGAGTAACGGGACCTTGAAAGCACGGTTGCATGGAGACGAACATGGTTTGGGTGTGTTGGATTGGCGGGCCAGGGTTAAGATTGGGGTCGGTGGAGCTCGGGGTTTGGCCTGGCTCCACCATGGTTGTCAACCACCGATCAAACACCAAAACATAAGCTCGAATGTGATGCTTCTAGACGATGATTTTGATGTTAGGATTGCTGATGTCGGATTAGTGCGCCTTATGGCAATGGGAAATTCGAATGGTAGTTCGGTTGCGAATGGGGATTTTGGGGAGTTTGGTTATGTGGCACCTGAGTATGCTAGCACCTTGGTGGCATCGTTGAAGGGTGATGTTTATGGGTTTGGGGTTGTATTACTGGAGTTGGTGACAGGGCAGAAGCCTCTAGAAGTGAACAACGCGGGTGAGGGATTCAAAGGAAGTTTGGTGCATTGGGTTACTTTACTCTCAAGTTCCGGTAAAATTAAGGATGCAATTGATAAGTCCTTGTGTGGGAaaggtgacgatgatgagattaTGAAGTTGCTCAAGGTTGCTTGTTCTTGTGTGGCTTCTAGGCCTAAGGATAGACCCTCTATGTTTCGGGTCTATGAGTCTTTAAAAAACATTGCCGAGAATTATGGTTTCTCAGAGCATTACGATGAGTTTCCGATGACACTGGACGAGCAAGATTTTGAGTGCTGA